Proteins found in one Fimbriimonadia bacterium genomic segment:
- a CDS encoding DMT family transporter, whose product MSQRKDLAADSALLAVLAIWVGSFLVFKVAFHQFQPHAFNLARFTLMIPLAFATLWFSEGDLRLRRSDLRPMIVSGLLGFGIYQSLFISGLARTQASNMALLLSMTPVFSALILALFRLETVTRGQWAGIAISMAGVALFITKGGSLGQARLGPGDLMALGSSACFAAYGILNKPLLERMTPVRLMAYGLLIGIVPLIPVSLPDVMRQDWAAIDTSGWLLLAYATVFPVYLAYMLWNWAIARHGVIRTAPVSYLVPVFTGLAAWLFLGERLTAVQVLAGAVVLAGVGLTRSSPSSLAPVEE is encoded by the coding sequence GGTGGGCAGCTTCCTGGTGTTCAAGGTGGCCTTTCACCAGTTCCAGCCGCATGCCTTCAACCTGGCGCGATTCACCCTGATGATCCCGCTCGCGTTCGCCACGCTGTGGTTCTCGGAGGGCGACCTGCGGCTGCGGCGGTCCGACTTGCGGCCGATGATCGTCTCCGGGCTGCTAGGCTTCGGCATCTACCAGTCGCTGTTCATCTCCGGCCTCGCGCGCACGCAGGCGTCCAACATGGCCTTGCTGCTCTCCATGACGCCGGTGTTTTCGGCGCTGATCTTGGCGCTGTTTCGGCTGGAGACGGTGACGCGCGGGCAGTGGGCGGGTATTGCCATCTCCATGGCGGGTGTCGCGCTTTTCATCACCAAGGGCGGCTCGCTCGGGCAGGCGAGGCTCGGTCCCGGCGACCTGATGGCGCTCGGCAGCTCGGCGTGTTTCGCAGCGTACGGCATCCTGAATAAGCCGTTGCTGGAACGGATGACCCCGGTGCGGTTGATGGCGTACGGGCTACTCATCGGCATCGTCCCGCTCATTCCCGTGTCGCTGCCGGACGTAATGCGGCAGGATTGGGCCGCGATTGACACGTCCGGGTGGCTGCTGCTCGCGTATGCGACGGTGTTCCCCGTGTATCTGGCCTACATGCTGTGGAACTGGGCCATCGCACGGCACGGCGTGATCCGAACCGCGCCCGTAAGCTACCTGGTGCCCGTGTTCACCGGCCTTGCGGCTTGGCTCTTCTTGGGAGAGCGGCTTACCGCAGTGCAGGTGCTCGCCGGAGCGGTGGTGCTGGCGGGGGTGGGCCTCACGCGCTCGTCGCCGAGTTCGCTAGCTCCGGTGGAGGAGTGA
- a CDS encoding glycoside hydrolase family 127 protein, protein MKLRPVPFTQVTFEDTFWAPRQKTNREVTLHQQFEQITGTGRLNNILRAGGKMEGGFEGYRFNDSDVYKWLEGAAYSLATHPDPKLEAAVNESIEAFEAAQEADGYLNSYFTVEHPEQKWQNLSMNHELYCAGHLFEAAVAHYEATGSRRLLDIAVKNADHIASIFGPGKRLGYCGHPEIELALFRLARATGDDKYRELAQFFIDARGSRPSPFEAELRDPNAPRNIVDWAGLWFKRGEYDGGYTQDHLPVREQSEVVGHAVRALYLFSGMADLYDWTKDETLLTALHRLWDNLTKKRMYVTGGVGPSASNEGFTRDYDLPNETAYAETCAAIALILWAHRMWLIEGKSEYADVMELALYNGFLSGISLDGTKYFYENPLASSGTHHRQEWFGCACCPPNIARLLASLGSYAYAVSGDEVWVALYIAGSVQVEIGGRKVVLRQETEYPWNGRVKLSVQCDGPAELGLHLRIPAWSCNAESLRAGGWHVSDGYATMRRVWSNSDSVEVDFGMTPEPVYANPLVRADTGRVAFRMGPIVYCAEQVDNGPGLPFVKVEPKVEARRGEVLGGVHLLDVDGVVVPPSAWEGKLYSPEVPPQTPKRLTLVPYCLWDNREPGEMEVWLPRR, encoded by the coding sequence ATGAAGCTTCGACCCGTGCCCTTCACCCAAGTCACATTCGAGGACACCTTCTGGGCCCCGCGCCAGAAGACCAACCGCGAGGTCACCCTGCATCAGCAGTTCGAGCAAATCACCGGAACCGGCCGCTTGAACAACATCCTGAGGGCAGGCGGCAAGATGGAAGGGGGCTTCGAGGGCTATCGGTTCAACGACTCGGATGTGTACAAGTGGCTCGAGGGAGCCGCCTACTCGCTTGCCACGCATCCGGACCCCAAGCTCGAAGCCGCCGTAAACGAGAGCATCGAGGCGTTCGAGGCGGCGCAAGAGGCCGACGGCTATCTGAACTCCTACTTCACCGTGGAGCACCCCGAGCAGAAGTGGCAGAACCTTTCGATGAACCACGAGCTGTACTGCGCGGGGCACCTGTTCGAGGCGGCCGTAGCGCACTACGAAGCGACGGGAAGCAGGCGCCTCTTGGATATCGCCGTGAAGAACGCCGACCACATCGCTTCCATCTTCGGTCCCGGCAAGCGGCTCGGTTATTGCGGCCACCCGGAGATCGAGCTCGCGCTGTTTCGCCTGGCGCGTGCCACGGGAGACGACAAGTACCGCGAGCTCGCGCAGTTCTTCATAGATGCGCGAGGCAGTCGCCCGTCGCCCTTCGAGGCAGAGCTTCGCGACCCCAACGCACCACGAAACATCGTGGATTGGGCGGGGTTGTGGTTCAAGCGCGGGGAGTACGACGGCGGCTACACCCAAGACCACTTGCCCGTGCGCGAGCAGAGCGAGGTGGTAGGTCACGCAGTTCGCGCGCTCTATCTGTTCTCCGGCATGGCAGACCTGTACGACTGGACGAAGGACGAGACACTGCTAACAGCTCTACACCGTCTGTGGGACAACCTAACCAAGAAGCGTATGTACGTGACAGGTGGGGTAGGTCCCTCCGCATCGAATGAAGGCTTCACACGGGACTACGACCTGCCGAACGAGACTGCCTACGCAGAGACCTGCGCGGCCATTGCGCTGATTCTATGGGCGCATCGCATGTGGCTGATCGAAGGCAAGTCGGAATACGCCGACGTGATGGAGCTGGCGCTGTACAACGGTTTCCTTTCCGGCATCTCGCTGGACGGCACGAAGTACTTTTACGAAAACCCACTAGCGTCGAGTGGTACGCACCACCGACAAGAATGGTTCGGGTGTGCGTGCTGTCCACCCAACATCGCGCGTCTCCTCGCATCGCTCGGCTCGTATGCCTACGCGGTTTCCGGTGACGAGGTGTGGGTGGCACTGTACATAGCAGGGTCGGTGCAGGTGGAAATCGGTGGCCGCAAGGTAGTTTTGCGACAGGAAACGGAATACCCATGGAACGGCAGGGTGAAACTCAGCGTGCAGTGCGATGGGCCGGCGGAGCTCGGCTTGCATCTGCGCATTCCGGCGTGGTCCTGCAACGCCGAGTCGCTGCGCGCCGGCGGGTGGCACGTGTCCGATGGGTATGCCACCATGCGACGCGTGTGGTCGAACAGTGACAGCGTAGAAGTGGACTTCGGCATGACGCCGGAACCCGTGTATGCCAACCCGCTCGTTCGTGCCGACACCGGACGCGTGGCTTTTCGTATGGGACCTATCGTGTACTGCGCCGAGCAGGTAGACAACGGGCCCGGTCTGCCATTCGTCAAGGTGGAGCCGAAGGTCGAGGCGCGCCGAGGTGAGGTGCTCGGCGGCGTGCACCTGTTAGATGTGGATGGCGTAGTCGTGCCCCCATCGGCGTGGGAGGGAAAGCTGTACTCACCGGAGGTACCTCCGCAGACACCGAAGAGGCTCACGCTGGTCCCGTACTGTCTGTGGGACAACCGCGAGCCGGGTGAGATGGAGGTCTGGCTGCCGCGGAGATAG
- a CDS encoding AAA-associated domain-containing protein, protein MTNDSSLVLLKDVTQRYRGTRREFVAVKDINLGIKEGEFVLLVGPSGCGKSTLLRIVTGLQRPTEGEVIYRGQPLVGVNPHSTIVFQTFALFPWLNVQQNVEVALQARGVPAEERRKRAISLLDMVGLDGFETAYPRELSGGMRQKTGFARAMAVEPELLCLDEPFSALDVLSAESLRGELMELWLSGNIPTKAILMVTHNIEEAVFMADRIVVMDKDPGRIIAHINVALPHPRDRHSRAFAEIVDQLYATLAGQTQPEYLEMGTAPGEPGRTRALPDVEIDDLIGMMERLQEEPERKADIFRLATDLKADSDHLLALTEAAELLGFATLAQGDISSTPLGDTFAEASILARKEIFAMRLRRLPLFRWLLRLLRAADDKRLEYDVTLAALELEFPPEDAARQLELAIAWGRYAELLAYDDSTSTIYLEKPEPEVVRAG, encoded by the coding sequence ATGACGAATGATAGCAGTCTGGTTCTGTTGAAAGACGTTACTCAGCGATACCGGGGGACGCGGCGGGAGTTCGTCGCGGTCAAGGATATCAACCTCGGCATCAAAGAAGGCGAGTTCGTGCTTCTCGTCGGGCCGTCGGGATGCGGCAAGAGCACCCTCCTTCGAATCGTGACGGGTCTACAGCGTCCCACCGAGGGTGAGGTGATCTACCGCGGACAACCTCTGGTAGGAGTCAATCCCCATTCCACGATAGTCTTTCAGACCTTCGCACTCTTCCCGTGGCTGAACGTACAACAGAACGTAGAGGTTGCGCTGCAAGCGCGCGGTGTGCCGGCCGAAGAGCGGAGGAAGCGAGCGATCTCCTTGCTGGACATGGTAGGTCTGGACGGGTTCGAGACTGCCTACCCACGTGAGCTCTCCGGTGGCATGCGCCAGAAGACGGGGTTTGCACGTGCCATGGCGGTAGAGCCGGAGCTACTCTGCCTCGATGAGCCATTCTCTGCGCTGGACGTACTGAGTGCGGAGTCACTTCGGGGCGAGTTGATGGAACTGTGGCTCAGTGGTAACATCCCTACCAAGGCCATCCTGATGGTGACACATAACATCGAGGAAGCGGTGTTCATGGCAGACCGAATCGTGGTGATGGATAAGGACCCTGGCAGGATCATCGCACACATCAACGTCGCACTACCACACCCACGCGACCGTCACTCGCGAGCGTTCGCGGAAATCGTGGACCAGCTCTATGCCACGCTTGCCGGCCAGACGCAGCCGGAGTACCTCGAGATGGGCACGGCTCCGGGCGAGCCCGGGCGGACACGTGCGCTGCCGGACGTCGAGATCGACGACCTGATCGGTATGATGGAGCGGCTTCAAGAGGAGCCAGAGCGTAAGGCCGACATCTTCCGTCTGGCGACCGATCTCAAGGCGGACTCCGATCATCTGCTGGCACTAACAGAGGCAGCCGAGTTGTTAGGCTTTGCCACGCTGGCGCAGGGGGACATCTCATCCACACCGCTAGGCGACACCTTTGCCGAGGCGAGCATCCTGGCGCGAAAGGAGATCTTCGCCATGCGGCTTCGCAGGCTGCCACTGTTCCGATGGTTGCTACGACTCCTGAGGGCGGCCGACGACAAGCGGCTGGAGTACGACGTGACGCTCGCAGCGCTGGAGCTGGAGTTTCCGCCCGAAGATGCCGCGCGGCAGTTGGAGCTAGCCATCGCCTGGGGCCGCTACGCCGAGCTGCTCGCCTACGACGACAGCACCTCGACCATCTACCTGGAAAAGCCGGAACCCGAAGTCGTCCGAGCCGGCTAA
- a CDS encoding ABC transporter permease subunit: protein MQGVRRFIPRFGPELIRQATPADAVVLVSLAVLVYIGAELARQAPEVVQGPRISLSPSALPFYAVLSTLRMSAAYALSLLFTLVYGSAAAASRRAEQWLLPILDVLQSVPILSFLPVVLVAFAAILPERVAAEIASVVLIFTSQVWNMTFSWYQSLKTVPRELREAGAIFGLNPWLRFRQLELPSGAIGLIWNSVMSWSGGWFFLMAAEMFTVGSRDFRLAGLGSYLQTAANEGNVTALCWGLVALVAVIVLLDQLVWRPLLAYAERFKLEMITSEMPARSWAYETLHHSRIVRWFSNAVLRSLGERVDAWMYRRYSRRPVTAARDQNPLLRTVLGMALVIALIWGAYRTSDMIIRVTAEQWVEIGIGLFATFARVGVALVIATAWTVPVGAIIGTNRKLASWLQPIAQTAAAIPATALFPVLLLVLLGLPGGLNIAAILLMLLGTQWYLLFNVIAGASAMPQDLKFTASLLGLPRSLRWKTLILPSIFPSFVTGAITASGGAWNASIVAEYVEFGGRTLFTTGIGATIAKATAAGDYPLLLAATLSMVLSVVLINRLFWRRLYRLAERQFRLE from the coding sequence ATGCAGGGCGTGCGTCGGTTCATCCCCCGCTTCGGTCCGGAACTGATTCGTCAGGCTACTCCGGCCGATGCAGTCGTTCTGGTAAGTTTGGCCGTGCTGGTGTACATCGGCGCGGAGCTCGCTCGCCAGGCGCCCGAGGTGGTGCAGGGACCGCGCATCAGCCTCTCTCCCTCCGCGCTTCCATTCTACGCGGTGCTGTCTACACTGCGAATGTCGGCGGCCTACGCCCTGTCGCTACTGTTCACTCTCGTCTACGGATCGGCGGCTGCCGCAAGCCGAAGAGCCGAACAGTGGCTGCTTCCCATCCTAGACGTCCTCCAGAGCGTCCCGATCCTGTCGTTCCTGCCCGTGGTTCTGGTGGCGTTTGCAGCCATTCTTCCTGAGCGCGTCGCCGCTGAAATCGCCTCGGTCGTTCTGATCTTCACCAGCCAGGTCTGGAACATGACGTTCAGCTGGTACCAGTCTCTGAAGACGGTCCCGCGAGAGCTCCGCGAAGCCGGCGCCATCTTCGGCCTCAACCCGTGGCTACGGTTCCGGCAACTAGAGCTTCCATCGGGCGCGATCGGGCTGATCTGGAACAGCGTCATGAGCTGGTCCGGAGGCTGGTTCTTCCTGATGGCAGCAGAGATGTTCACCGTCGGCTCGCGAGACTTCCGATTGGCGGGTCTGGGAAGTTACCTCCAGACTGCGGCAAACGAAGGCAACGTAACTGCATTGTGCTGGGGGCTCGTCGCACTCGTAGCGGTGATCGTTCTACTCGACCAGCTTGTGTGGCGGCCGCTGCTCGCGTATGCGGAACGGTTCAAGCTGGAGATGATAACGTCCGAAATGCCCGCTCGCTCCTGGGCCTACGAGACTCTGCACCACTCTCGAATCGTGCGATGGTTTTCGAATGCCGTGCTGCGGTCACTCGGCGAGCGAGTGGATGCGTGGATGTACCGACGATATTCGCGGCGTCCCGTGACAGCCGCTCGAGATCAGAACCCACTCTTGCGAACCGTACTAGGTATGGCTCTCGTCATCGCGCTCATCTGGGGTGCATATCGGACGAGTGACATGATCATTCGTGTCACCGCCGAGCAGTGGGTGGAGATAGGCATCGGACTTTTTGCCACGTTCGCCCGTGTTGGCGTGGCCCTAGTCATAGCCACGGCGTGGACGGTGCCTGTCGGTGCGATCATCGGAACCAACCGAAAACTAGCATCATGGCTCCAGCCGATTGCCCAGACGGCGGCCGCAATCCCAGCCACGGCGCTGTTTCCAGTGCTACTACTCGTGCTGCTCGGACTTCCCGGTGGGCTGAACATCGCTGCTATACTGCTGATGCTGTTGGGGACTCAGTGGTATCTGCTGTTCAACGTGATCGCTGGAGCGAGCGCGATGCCCCAGGACCTGAAGTTCACTGCATCGCTGCTCGGATTGCCGAGGAGCCTGCGCTGGAAGACCCTTATCCTACCATCGATCTTCCCATCGTTCGTCACAGGCGCCATCACCGCAAGCGGCGGCGCATGGAACGCGAGCATTGTCGCGGAGTACGTCGAGTTCGGAGGCAGGACTCTTTTCACCACCGGCATCGGCGCAACTATTGCGAAGGCAACGGCAGCGGGAGATTATCCTCTGCTCCTTGCAGCGACGCTGAGTATGGTTCTCTCCGTCGTTTTGATCAACAGGCTGTTCTGGCGCAGATTGTACCGACTGGCCGAGAGGCAGTTCCGATTGGAGTAG
- a CDS encoding SIMPL domain-containing protein, which produces MSEFQKALLRFLYVVFVVVIALVGWSMLRPAAKAEAATPVGPDLYGRPIGVTATGTCIVRTKPEFAEVTIGVYQSQTTAKAAKDYVKSTCARILSTLGEAGVSSKDIKTQRFALASEWIPRSQDAKKWNCEESFRVRIRDLNRVAEIVDSAVKVGANRVGGLVYSVEDVSKIRAAGRGKAAETARKKAAELAKALGGKLGRLTSCNEGYPYDYGRYGGYYGYAPASPHAQTTVDLQPGAEPEDAEEVTIQPGDLVTTVVVTATYEVE; this is translated from the coding sequence ATGAGCGAATTCCAGAAGGCGCTGCTGCGCTTCCTGTACGTCGTCTTCGTGGTAGTGATTGCCTTGGTTGGGTGGTCAATGCTCCGGCCCGCCGCGAAGGCCGAGGCAGCTACCCCAGTCGGGCCCGATCTGTACGGGCGGCCCATCGGTGTGACCGCTACTGGCACTTGCATCGTTCGTACGAAGCCCGAGTTCGCCGAAGTGACGATCGGCGTGTACCAATCGCAAACGACGGCGAAGGCGGCCAAGGATTACGTGAAGTCTACCTGCGCGAGAATCCTGTCTACCCTGGGCGAGGCAGGTGTGTCGAGCAAGGACATCAAGACGCAGCGGTTCGCTCTCGCGTCGGAGTGGATTCCTCGCAGTCAGGACGCTAAGAAGTGGAATTGCGAGGAGTCGTTCCGCGTGCGAATCCGGGATCTCAACAGAGTCGCCGAGATCGTAGACTCAGCGGTAAAGGTAGGCGCCAATCGCGTCGGCGGACTGGTGTACTCGGTGGAGGACGTCAGTAAGATCCGGGCGGCGGGACGCGGCAAGGCAGCGGAGACGGCTCGCAAGAAAGCCGCAGAGCTCGCGAAGGCGCTCGGTGGCAAACTCGGTCGCCTGACATCGTGCAACGAAGGGTATCCCTACGACTACGGCCGCTACGGCGGGTACTACGGATACGCACCGGCTTCACCCCACGCACAGACTACCGTGGATCTGCAGCCTGGTGCGGAGCCTGAAGATGCGGAGGAGGTGACGATCCAGCCAGGCGATCTGGTGACGACCGTGGTTGTGACGGCAACCTACGAGGTGGAGTAG